A segment of the Penaeus monodon isolate SGIC_2016 chromosome 38, NSTDA_Pmon_1, whole genome shotgun sequence genome:
gttattagtttttgttatcctcatgtgtgtgtgtcttgtatacTTAGAAATGGATGGCAAATAGGGTTTCCGTTTGGCCTCATAATATGTACTTGATAAGTTCTAGAACTTTATGAATAATTACAGAGCAATATTTAACCTGCTTTTCAGCAATACACAGAATTTGTCTTAGTCCACACAAAGACATGCCGCGTTCACTACAGTGATGCCAATGACCAGAGAGTTTCTGATGACTATGATGTTACTCTGCTGGTCTCCCACAATGCAACACTGGATGCCCACCCCTCAGACCAGCAGCTGAATGTTCTGCATCTCAACTTCTACGTCATCTTAACCAGTAGACGGTATGATAGAGGAAAATCTTAATCATGAGACTTGCTTTATTGCTCTTTCTTTTCCTAGCATGGCCTTGCATATGTAGGTCTTTCCCTAATGACTAAAAGGTTATTTTACTGATATTCTTAAAATGGTTTGGTACAGAAAGACTggtcatattattaattaatatgtatgaAAATCATTTGAAAGCCTGAATATGTTACCCTATATTAATTTTTCTCAGATTTTATAGCACTCACAGATTATACTATTAACCCTTCGCTGCTGGgttgcatgtacgtacatgccatggcatgcctggactatattccAGGTGGCATGTGCATACGTGCCATGGTGCGCTGGTGCCACTTTCTAGGGCATGTACGACCATGCTGCACACTCTATGCTGCTGACATGATCACCCGATGGCGGAGGGAGGGCTTTCGTATTAGGAAACCACCCAGCATCATTGGGTTAAGCATGGATGAATATTCAagagatatttattattaaagttgATTACTGAGAATactttttccattccctctcctcagAGAGATGTATCCAAATCGTATCCTTGAAAAGAAAATGGGCAAATTTCGCACAGTGTCAACAGCACCGTCACTTGGACATTGGAAAACTGCAACCTCTTCTCAACCAGGTACAGCTGATTATGGTTAggcttgtttatttttgtacatatttatagtttgtttactttttttttcttcttctttaaggcTCATGATTAGTGTCACACACATACCTTCCCTTTCAGAGAGCAGTAATGAGAGTGGGTCATGCACTCCCCCTGCAGTGTCCAGCCAGGTCTTCGCAGAGACGGGGGGGCATCTCCAAGCTCCCCCAGGGCTGcagcctcccccacctcccctgtcctcctccacccacaccTCCACCACCTCAAGCGATCCACCACCCCCTGTCAAGTCTTACATTGGGATCAGGTGAGATTTCCGTGTTTGTTGGTGCACATGATGGATTGTAGGTCGATGTGGCTTGTAAGACATCCTGTGCTGCCTTGTGGTTTCTTTGGTTTGTTTTATGATCATTGTTTTTCCATAGTACTTAAAGATTATATTATGGGGTTCGTTAGTGTTATTCACATGAGAAAGTCTTTGATAGCTTTTGTCATTTTTCTCAAATCTGTAAAATTATAGAAGAAATGAGGAAGGTCTAAAGAAAAAAGTAGGtgctctttttatataaaaataaaatcttttgtttttattttgatgtcaAATACCTTGAACAGATTGAAAGTCCAGGTTTAGTTTTGGAGGAATTTGAAAATGTCTTTGAGTTAATCTGAATAATGATACTCACATACCAGTGCAAAGGtacaggaaggaaaggagaggtttTACTGGTACCAACTCCTTGGGAATGTTTTTGCATTTAACCCATTGCTGCTGGGAACATGTAATATCCACAGcagtttttttctgtgaaatgtgtttatgcatagatggctccacaagtattCAGCAACCAAGGAGTTAGTTAGTAGGGCTGCTTgtttttgatgatattaatattattgttattgacattatactcattagtgttattaacaatactaatagcaatagcaGATAAAAGAGAATATATCCAAAAGTCAAGAAGAAGGTAAACATTTGGTAGGTAGGACTGATAATAGACTCTTTGGTGACTAAACACATGTAGACCCAAATATGTGTAAACACAGTTAATAAACTGAACTCAGagagggcatggcatgtacatacataccattcCAGGTAGTAATGGGTTATTATTGGACATATGTAAATAATTGCTTTGTTtcaataatcttattatttttatgatgattactTCTAcattttgattttgtgttttgatgtttttttaatttctattttaacGGGAGATTTAATATGTAATACTTTGATGTTCCAGGCTGGAGAGTGTGAATTACCTTGGCTACTACACAGTTTATGAAGAGACAATGCAGAAAACACTCCTGAATCAAGCTGAAGAAGCGAGAACTCGTATTCAGCATATCTTTAATCAAGCAAAGATACATTGCAGGTAgatattttcttgattattattgtttttattattattactactatactactactactactactactactactactagtactagtactactgctactattgttatgtttattatatttattatatattttccatcaCATGTGTGGTGAAAGTATAAATAGATATGGCATTAGACAGATAGAGcattgagtgaatgagtgagtgggagagagagagagagacagagagagtgagcgagtgttAAAGTCTTAAAGTGTGAGAGTATgtcagtatttgtgtgtgtgtgtgtgtgtgtgtgtgtgttgtgaaggaGTATATGTATGAGTCCATATGTTATGCAAATTAGACTTGGATACTTTTtaagcatgtaagtatatatttatgtatgatcaatgaatattaattatttctttcagACGTGACTCTTTGTGGCAGAGATTGACAGCAAGTGTCCGAGATGAAGATAGGCAGAAGTTACCTAGCCAGGTTAAAAGTCAAACTATCATTTATCAGTGAAGATATGACTGTCAATATAGCAAACACCTTTATGATATACAAATGTatgaaaaaacggaaaatatacCACGTTTTATATAGATCACTTTAAGGAACCATTTCCTTAGATTAATacggttttcttttttcaggCTCTCGGTGGTTTGAGTTTTAGGGAGCTCAGCGAACTTTTGAGTTTAGTACGAGTTGAGCCATTGAGCTCAGTTGATCCACAGTTACTGCCTCTTATCACAAAACCACTCCAGTGGTATCAGACCTTGACTAGAGTGTTGCAAGCAAAGTACCAGGAAAGACATAGGTAAAGCTTTAAGTTTACTTATCTTACTCCCGTTTAAGAACAATTTTGTTGTGGTCCAGACAGAAATGAGATTATTTATTTCTAGTCTAATCTCTCAAAGTTTATTGATATGTGAAGGTATATTAGTATGTaatgatatattagtatttatgttatattatgcatattataaaacattataatgcTTCACTCTTACTTGGCTTAGGAGTTTAACCTCAAGCGACGGCAACGTTCAGCACAACGTGATCTTGAGTCCTTCGTGTCCTGATGCCTTTATGATGCTCTCAGTAGACCTCTTTAAGCAAAAAGCTGTAAGTCAAGATCACATCCTAgaatttctctgtttatttgcctttttattaccattttcattatttagaaTTTTGTGATGTGCAAATTCAGATTGTGATGTACCgacttaatttctctctctctctctctctctctctctctctctctctctctctctctctctctctctctctctctctctctctctctctctctctctctctctctctctctcttctctctcttctctctcctctctcatctttcctttctttctttcttactttttttctctccattatataggatttgtgatgattgtacatatatgtggctTTGGTAGTATGCAAAATTAAAAACTGTAGTTTACCaacttttgctttttcctttttatatcatcacaaattcattcttatttttattcatgtgtttatttttcattgtatagGACTTGTGTTGCGTTAACAAGCAGCTGAAGGGGGAGAGCTCAGAGCCGATTATCCGAGACAGCCGGATACAAGTTCTCGTGCAAGATTTCGTCAACGCTTGCTGTTTCCACCTTTGGTgtggattattataattattctccaGTCattaattgttgtcattatgttaaatgtgttgtatttattatgagGTTGATTTCTTttggattaactttttttttttatgaacagttGTGAAATAATAGGATTAGTCTTGATAGTAATAGAGGTACAATTTTATCAGagaatctatttttctatcaattttcatgtaaagttataaataattttttgtctgtttttttttttttttttttttttttttttttttttttttttttttttttttttttttttttttggtaaagctTTTAGTTTTTCATCGGGATTCTCTTGCATTATCTTGCAAAGTTGTTGATATTTGCTTATTCCATTGAATATATGTAAAGGTTATATTGAACAGCTAGTCAATGTATAATTGCATTCTTAACTCAAATCATTGTCAGATTACAAAACAGTACTGAATGGACAGTATAGCAGcactattttcttatctattttatgttAATCAgtagtatacatatgcattatatatttgtatataagcaCGATGAAAGCTGTTTACAGACAGCATAGAATTGTGATGAAAATATTTGGTACACAGATGTATTCTGTAAAAGTGTGTTTGTTAAAAAAGTGtatatagaaagggaaaaatgtaataaattgcTTATATGTTACTctctttctgttatatatatattcaatgtctCGAATGGTGAAAAGTTTGGAATTTTAATAATTGAAGAATTATTGTGAATTGGGTTAAAGGAAGATCAGAGTAAATGCTTGTGGAATTTCACCCGTTCCAAGCATTCATTTAACATGTTGCCTTTGCTAAGACAAAGCATCAGGTTTTCTTGGCatgtgccatttttttctttctttccttctctccagtAACAATATCAGTTTATTGGTGTATCTATAGAAATTGTTTATGGCATGTTCTGCTCAGCCAACAAAGGTTTCAGTGCAGTGTTAtactgtttataaataaaaataggtgctatttatatatatatatatatatatatatatatatatatatatatatataatgtaatgtcagatagacagtcagacagatgagtgagagaaggagggaggacagGGAAGTAGGGAGTGTAAACTAGCATATCTAGTACCATCTGGCACATTTTCTCTAGCCTCACTGCTGTACCCCCACATCCCTATGCTTCCTTCTACCCTTCTGGGCATTCTTCCATTTGTCTAGGTGGCTTCTTGTGTCTTTTTACTACCCCCACCCTAAGGCTCAGACCATTACAGCCACCTCACCCATCCCCTTTTGCTTTGCCCAAGGACTCCCCAACCCCATTTCCAGCTTGTACTCATCACCTGGCATGACTAAGCAAAATTTATTTTGATTGTCGTTTTGTTATGAATCTTGTAAATACTGCTCTGTGAATCATGataaatatgtgttttatattgttacatgtgttttatatactttttttttccatgcttGAGAGATAACTTTTTCAGCTTTGATGCTCTACCTTCTGGAAACTATTTGACACCACCTCTCATAAGATATACATCCTCTGGTATAAAACTGAGCTTTCCAAACACAGAACACCAACTTTGCTGCAGTGAAAGTTGAAAACTTTTGGCTGTAGTTAGGGAAATTACAGTCTTTAGTGTTTATGTTTTACATTATTCTAAAAGGTCGGCCATTACCCAGACAATGAATGTAGGTGTATGTCTTCATGTTTCTGggttatgtacatatttgtacatgAAGAGCTATGCAAAGCTTGTTTTCTTCTAATATTAGTGTAAAATCCAATAGGCAATGTCTATCCCATATTAATGAAACATACCTCTTGCTTTTTTCAAGAGACTTGAACATGATACGTAAGTATAACAGTAACAAACACCTCTACTCACTTCCTTTCCCAAACTTCTTTTAATGAGTGCATCTATGTGTGCTTTATTGTTCCAAGAGCTCTATATTGAACCAACTTAGCTGATACTGTTTTCACAAGCTATGCTTATCATGTTACTAAAACACACCTCAGCAGATGTTGATTAGCACAAGAGGGGGAATATGGgaagaaaatcataaaatgaacaaCTGAATAACTGAAACCAAACTTTCATCCTAGAACATGCAAATACTCGAAAACAGTAGGATCACCACAGAACAGATTGACAGGCCAAAGGAAATTCACAGAGAAAGACTGCAGTGCAGCCCGGGGAATCACTGTAGAATGGACCTTTATTCCAGGAAGTTCCTACAAAAATTATTGTTGTTCAACTAGAAAACCTTCTGTAagtctattttattttgttagatATATAAAACTCATATTTTAAGGGAGATCCATAATATGTACATCTTATACTGGAGGAGTAAAAAGGTGGATTATAATAGTATCCATGTTATAATATCACTTTCGAATAGAAAGAGACCTGTACTGGAAAACTTCTTGTTCTTTAAGAGTAATCACTGTCTACTGtcattttcttttgtgaaatttgtttacacagagatggctccacaagtcagACACTAATTAGTAAGACTACCCTTTTCTTgaattttcaggattttttttttcaaatgccattaatatcaatgctgttattataatgttattagcaatactaatagcaatgcagtgtaaaaaagaatatttccaaatataaaaaaggaaaaggttaagCAGGTGAGCTGGGTAGGGCTAGTaattaattgactcctttgtgaccAAACACTAATAGAGCCATCACTGTGTAAAGGTAATCAATACATCAAAAGACAATGGACATGGTGTGAATTCTTGTCGTCCcatcaacatataaaaaaaatcttattatacacAAGTGTTGGTAAAATAACTTTCAAAATAATACAACTGGATTTGCTCATTTTCTATAATTTATTGTTTACATTCTCCCAGCCAATGAGCGCTGAGTAAAAACACCCaaaattgtttctctttttaagctatattttatatgtaagatacacaaacatatgtattagATTTGATTCCAAAATGCATTTCATATGATGTCATTTTCACAAGAATGCAGAATACATTTGTCTTTCAGTCATTAGAAAATTACTTGCATATATGTTTGCACATGTAAAATGCTCATGCTCAAGCTCAGTCAaccaaattgtatatatatatcattcataaaaggaaaataaacattaCTCATATCCCCCAGATATATCACTAAACCCAAATGTCCAATTTCACAATATTttgccctccttttctttcttcttatcctcttccttgctctctcttactcctcttttcccttttcctattttcttcttcattctaacAGCGTCCATCGTAAGCCTTGTTAACACGTACGTTTGCACGGCAAGACAACACAATAAGATCACAGTGACTTCTGTAAGTTTTCCCATCATCTCCGCATACTTCCTCCACTACATTTGGGCAAACTGTATCACAACGTGCCCCTTGCTGCTCCTCTGTGGaagatatgatttttattatgcaTTACCAGTATAAGAATCTTTTAATGTGAACTGCATATGTGATTACTTTGTATTGAAACTACCAGTGTTCAGTGAGCACTGAAACAACTTTAAGTTCAGTGAAAGCATTACGTAAATTCTAAACTTCATGCATATTCATTCCAACATTTGTTAATAAAAGAGCACTAATATAACATTTTTGACCCAAAACTAAATGTTGGgatttctaaattttttcatCTTGTTCTACTTCATGGTCCACATTAAGCCATACTTTCTGTGCTTGAGTAAAATACCTTCAATTTTCCTTCGATTGGTGTTGTTTACTAttttagaattaatttttttgtgaCCATGCATTTTCACATGCTGCTACTTTGAGTATGCACAATGTGATTTTGAAATAAattgtttatttccttattttgtaACAAGCAAACTTGAACTAAAAGGATTTAATGGATACCAAACAAAGACAACCATTGGCATCAGACTGTTTTGTAAATGTCTAGATAACAgataaaattatttatgaaaaaaaaataaaagaggtaaaatgCCAAGTGGAAAAGCCCCACTGATGTAAGTATAACTAATTTTTTGCTTAATAGACGCTAGTTGCCAGAAGAAAAGAAGTCTAGAAATGGAAACGCCATCCAATTCATTGCCAGCTGATTCCATCACTTGTGTAATTAAGGACGTGATCAGCTGAGCATCTTATATCTCCCCTCTGTATATGGTGTTATATCTGTCTGCCTacgtatctatcatctatttcgcCATCTACTTCTCTGCCTTTCGATTTGTCTACCTAACCATCTACccgtctatctattcatttaactATTAccacatctatctacatataaatgaGCATCCAAGCGACTTCTAAGCGCAGGTCTGAACTTACGGCACTGTCCATTATAGAGCTTTATCAGACTTGTCTTCGTGCAAGCGTTGGCTTCAAGTTCGCACTGATTACGGTACGTCCGGCCGTCGCTGCCACAGACCGGATTGATGGACTTGTCGCAAGCTAAGTCGCATTTGGTGTCCCGCCGATTGGCTGTAAAAGGGACATTAGTTTTAGTTGTGATATTCGAGAAGAGTTATTGTCATGCAGAGTCCTGAGTCTGGCTTAAcctagcttgtttttttttcttgtatatgatgagaatttttttaaacccagacTTGTACAGGACAGCTCAGAGGTAAACTAAAAGACTACAAATTCAAGCCAGAATACACGGAATGCCCTAAATTTAACCTGAAGTGAAACCAAACGCAAACAAATGCAACTTGCAACGTGAATAATTACCCATAAAGCCTGTAACAGATAGGAGCGTGCAGTGCAAGTCGCATGAACTCACCACAAGGGGCGTTGGCGACCTTCGTAACATCAGGGTCAAGGCAGCGGGCGATGCTGTAGAAGCAGGAGTTCCTGTACGTGACGCCGTTGCTCCCACACACAGGCTCGACATCGTCAGGACAGGCGATGCTGCAGTCTTTCTCTGCTGAGTGGGAAAGTGGGACTGGTCTTAGACGGGTTTTGTACTCCTAAGAAAGCATCCTTGCattcaaatcaaataaaatcagTGTCGATGTAAGACCGTTATGCCTTATATCACATACaaggacacacaaaacacaagtaaaaagacagacacaggcacagtcagacagaaacacaaaaaccGACACATATAAGAATACCAAGAAGGACATGCATAAACAAAACCGGAGAGAGACAAGCAGAAAGACCAATTCCCGCGGCCTGACACCGAGACCGCGACGAAGCGCCCGTAGCCCTCGCCGCGGCGTCAGGCGGCTCACTCACCGCACACCCCGTCGTTCTTCTTCTGAATCGTGGGGTCGTGGCAGGAGGCAACCCTCAGCTTGCACTCGTTCGCGTACACCTTCCCGTCGGTGCCACACACGGGTCGGAAGCCAAGCTGACACTCGTCCCGACAGCGTGGGGTGCTGCCGCCAGCGTTCCCAACTGACGCGGGTCTGGCGGTGGGGGAGGTGATTGGAGCCGGAGCAGGAGCGGAGTTCTGAGGGCGAGCTGCGCCGGTGACGAGGGAGAGCACCGACTGGCCGACCTGAGGGACCTTGTTGACTGAACCGGATGCAGGTTGGAGAGACCCGCCGGTGGACGTCGGTTGGGACGTGGGGCTCGGGGGGTTTGCAGGCACGGCTGTGGCAGACGGACgtaaaatgaataagataaatagGGGAGTGGGACCCCGTATTTCCATTGACATGTATTGTGAATGCATTTGTGCGCATGCGGATGCATGCTTGGATGTGTCATTTGCTGATTGTATTATAAAAGATGTATAAACAACACATGCATTTCATCAATTGCAAAATTGGTCATGCTGTGCGAAACGAACAATCAACAGTCCTTAGAAAATTTACACTGATATGAAATGAAATACATCCAGTATCTCGATCTAGAAAAAATCCATTTGAGTGCGTGTATACAAGCTGTGCAGTACCAGACCTTCACAAACATCGAACCAATTCCAGACATGCACTCTTTTATGAATCAGGCCAAAGACACCTGGCCAGGCCTTCAGGCACTCTCCTGGCGTGCAGACGTACCGCAGGGCCCCTCATATCTCAGCTGGACGCTCGGGTTTTCACAGCTCTTGATGGAAAGGTGGCATTTGTTGTCGTAGGAGACGCCGTCAGTGGCACACACGGGTTCGTACGAGCTAGAACACTGACGCTGACAGTTGTTGCTACTGACTGTAACGTAAACCTCCATTTAAAGGCCAATTGTTTGATCTTATCGTTACGTGCAAATTAATACTATAGAAGCTGTAATTAATGTGTacgaattttccttttcttaaaagCTGGTTAACAAAAGGTTAGTTCTTAACATTACAACAAGCAAAGGCATATGAAAAAATAccgttaaaatataaaatgagtaATGCCACTTCTTCATTAAGCTGCTAAGAGTGCCGCTACAATTCACGATTGTAACCAATGAAAACAGTCTTTGAAAATGGAACTAAACACGAAGCATAATATCAGCAACCAGAACTCATTTTGAAGCAACTTTAACACATAGCTCGTTAAGGGAAGATCGGTgcgcgaagagagggagaggaaaaaaaaagtgtttattgagcaaagaaaggaaagataaaacagaaacataatcattaaagaatgaaagacacaaagagagggagagggagagggagagagagggggagagagggagagagagagagagagagagagagagagagagagagagagaagagaaaggagagagagagagagagagggagagagagaggagaggagagagagagagagaggacgaagagagagaggacgagagagagagaagaaagagaagagagtgagagagagagagagagagagaagaagagagagagacgagagagagaagaagagagagacagagagagagagagggatgagagagagagagagagagagagagagagagagagagagagagagagagagagagagagagagagagagagagagagagagagaggagagagagagaggagagaagagagagagaagagagagagaggaagagagagagagagagagagagagaagagagagagcaacgagagagaaggagagagacggtaCAAAACACAGCCACAaaccacagcacaccacacacaccacaccacacacacacacacacaacacacacacacacacacacacacacacaccacacacacacacacacagcacgcacgcacgcacagcacgcacgcacgacgcacgactcacacacgcacgacaacaccacgcactcacacgcacacgcacagcacacacacagcacacacacacacaccacaccataccacacacaccaccacaacacacacacacacacacacatagtatttattataatactattacattattattattatcatattataatagtacactatattacaaattatattatatcatattccattatattccattatattatcttaaatcacactatatcatatagtattataCGACAAAATCAACTgtaaactacatacatataaatgcacacgcatatat
Coding sequences within it:
- the LOC119596737 gene encoding ovoinhibitor-like; amino-acid sequence: MEVYVTVSSNNCQRQCSSSYEPVCATDGVSYDNKCHLSIKSCENPSVQLRYEGPCAVPANPPSPTSQPTSTGGSLQPASGSVNKVPQVGQSVLSLVTGAARPQNSAPAPAPITSPTARPASVGNAGGSTPRCRDECQLGFRPVCGTDGKVYANECKLRVASCHDPTIQKKNDGVCAEKDCSIACPDDVEPVCGSNGVTYRNSCFYSIARCLDPDVTKVANAPCANRRDTKCDLACDKSINPVCGSDGRTYRNQCELEANACTKTSLIKLYNGQCQEQQGARCDTVCPNVVEEVCGDDGKTYRSHCDLIVLSCRANVRVNKAYDGRC